One Aminivibrio pyruvatiphilus DNA segment encodes these proteins:
- a CDS encoding FtsW/RodA/SpoVE family cell cycle protein has product MMEETALMRKSPARRPQVDPFLWIIPLVLAIFGILMIFSLTSHTSLEEYGSPFTLGMKQVEWLLVGITGMLVMYMIPLSFWKKHSGVIWLLSLFLLVLTLIPGIGIKAGGARRWIGFAGLRFQPIEFLNLALAVHLSRLLNTSEKRGLSVFVSITVPVLFLSVIPLLFQPNMGGTILIFALSMAIHVQCRGWSWPFIAGAAGFPFFFMFIIREGYRLRRYIAFLDPWEQPMDSGFQVIQGLVAFSNGGLFGVGVGKGLQKLNYLPAAHTDYIFATVGEEFGFIGTFFILFFFLMWTMRACSVYKNAEGFRATLIWALTVSVLIPLFINLGGVLKLMPLTGIPLPFISYGGSSLLFMWVKIGILMRVCREVSLP; this is encoded by the coding sequence ATGATGGAAGAAACGGCACTTATGAGGAAATCACCTGCAAGGCGCCCGCAGGTGGATCCCTTTCTCTGGATCATCCCCCTGGTCCTGGCCATTTTCGGGATACTGATGATCTTTTCCCTGACATCCCATACGTCCCTGGAAGAGTACGGTTCCCCCTTCACCCTCGGGATGAAGCAGGTGGAATGGCTCCTTGTCGGTATCACAGGCATGCTGGTGATGTACATGATTCCCCTGTCTTTCTGGAAAAAACACAGTGGTGTCATCTGGCTTCTTTCTCTCTTCCTTCTCGTTCTCACCCTCATCCCCGGGATAGGCATCAAGGCCGGCGGCGCAAGGCGATGGATAGGCTTTGCCGGGCTCCGGTTCCAGCCGATTGAATTCCTCAACCTGGCCCTTGCCGTCCATCTTTCGAGGCTCCTGAACACGTCCGAAAAAAGGGGACTGTCGGTGTTTGTCTCAATAACGGTACCGGTTCTCTTTCTTTCGGTTATTCCCCTTCTTTTCCAGCCGAATATGGGCGGAACAATCCTTATCTTCGCCCTTTCCATGGCAATTCATGTCCAGTGCAGAGGATGGAGCTGGCCTTTCATCGCCGGCGCTGCGGGGTTTCCTTTTTTCTTTATGTTCATCATCAGGGAAGGCTACCGCCTCAGAAGGTACATTGCCTTTCTTGATCCCTGGGAACAGCCCATGGACAGTGGTTTCCAGGTTATCCAGGGTCTCGTTGCCTTTTCCAACGGGGGCCTCTTCGGTGTAGGTGTGGGAAAGGGACTGCAGAAATTGAATTACCTTCCCGCCGCACACACTGACTACATTTTCGCCACCGTGGGAGAGGAATTCGGCTTTATCGGCACTTTTTTCATACTTTTCTTCTTCCTGATGTGGACAATGCGGGCCTGTTCCGTCTACAAAAACGCCGAAGGATTCCGGGCAACCCTTATCTGGGCTCTAACGGTCTCTGTACTTATTCCGCTGTTCATCAACCTCGGAGGAGTGCTCAAGCTGATGCCCCTTACGGGGATACCTCTTCCCTTCATCAGCTACGGAGGAAGCTCCCTTCTCTTTATGTGGGTGAAAATAGGCATCCTTATGAGGGTCTGCAGGGAGGTGTCCCTGCCATGA
- the murD gene encoding UDP-N-acetylmuramoyl-L-alanine--D-glutamate ligase: MGSANDLQGKRITVIGSGVSGKGLASLAAGLGASVFVTERKHLDEDARAIFREKGIEWEENGHSGRACDADLVVAGSGIPPSAPVIVEARKRGIPVTGELDFLAPFLRGRIIGVTGSNGKSTTTALLGHMLTRKGYSVSVTGNIGTSLADSALRNWDFLVVELSSFQLYWNSCLSCSVAVVTNLAPDHIDWHGSYEEYVRSKARIITTQGEGGVAVIQERDRTALGSDLADERFVCFSWKNGFSGRCEKAILADEKSRSVYFRNGNDEERLFGFDDLPLIGRHNIENGSMAAGVLHLLGEKNGIPSLFPGFGGLPHRCEKVAEIDGILYIDDSKGTNVASTCTALTSIDGPKAIILGGQGKGEDYAPLAETVRNEAVAAVVMGEERDKITAALRQAGYEQIFEAEGMEDAVKTAASALPGKGVVLLSPACTSWDMYPNYKKRGEHFKSIVLSLEKRP, encoded by the coding sequence ATGGGATCGGCGAATGATCTTCAGGGAAAAAGAATCACCGTCATAGGATCAGGAGTCAGCGGCAAAGGGTTGGCCTCTCTTGCAGCCGGACTGGGGGCGTCGGTTTTCGTCACAGAGAGAAAGCATCTGGATGAAGATGCCCGGGCAATTTTCAGGGAAAAGGGCATCGAATGGGAAGAAAACGGCCATTCAGGCCGGGCCTGTGATGCCGACCTTGTCGTGGCAGGTTCCGGCATTCCTCCTTCAGCTCCCGTGATCGTCGAAGCCAGGAAAAGGGGAATTCCGGTTACGGGAGAACTTGACTTTCTTGCCCCGTTTCTTCGGGGACGGATTATCGGTGTTACGGGAAGCAACGGAAAAAGCACCACCACAGCTCTCCTCGGTCATATGCTCACCAGGAAAGGATATTCGGTTTCCGTCACCGGAAACATCGGGACCTCCCTCGCAGACTCGGCCCTCCGGAACTGGGATTTTCTCGTGGTAGAGCTGAGCAGTTTCCAGCTTTACTGGAATTCCTGCCTGTCCTGCAGTGTGGCGGTCGTGACCAACCTTGCTCCGGACCATATTGACTGGCATGGAAGCTACGAGGAGTATGTCCGGTCAAAGGCCAGGATAATCACCACCCAGGGAGAGGGCGGGGTGGCGGTCATCCAGGAGAGAGACCGGACTGCTCTTGGTTCGGACCTTGCTGATGAACGTTTCGTGTGCTTCTCGTGGAAAAACGGCTTTTCCGGCCGGTGCGAAAAGGCAATCCTTGCCGACGAAAAGAGCCGGTCCGTGTATTTCCGAAACGGGAATGACGAAGAGAGACTTTTCGGGTTTGATGATCTGCCTCTCATCGGAAGGCACAACATCGAAAACGGTTCCATGGCGGCTGGTGTTCTTCACCTCCTCGGAGAGAAAAACGGAATACCTTCCCTTTTCCCTGGATTCGGCGGACTGCCCCACAGATGCGAAAAGGTCGCCGAAATCGACGGCATACTCTACATAGACGACTCCAAGGGAACCAACGTGGCCTCCACCTGCACCGCACTGACCTCCATTGACGGGCCGAAAGCAATCATCCTCGGGGGGCAGGGAAAAGGCGAGGATTACGCCCCCCTGGCTGAAACGGTCCGAAATGAGGCGGTCGCAGCCGTGGTGATGGGTGAGGAGCGGGACAAAATAACGGCGGCGCTCCGGCAGGCCGGGTATGAGCAAATTTTTGAAGCGGAGGGAATGGAAGATGCCGTAAAAACGGCCGCCTCAGCCCTGCCGGGAAAAGGCGTGGTTCTTCTTTCTCCTGCATGCACCAGCTGGGACATGTACCCGAACTACAAAAAAAGAGGAGAACATTTCAAGAGCATCGTTCTTTCCCTGGAGAAACGGCCATGA
- a CDS encoding phospho-N-acetylmuramoyl-pentapeptide-transferase gives MKFIFIFSVVMILEIFLQSRWIRILNRRQVTLAQKAYGIQSHMETKSATPSMGGIVFIGAALASIPLAGGFADTLPGELALFWFFPILSAAVGFADDWIKFSKKSSEGFPSPFKLAVQILIVLPWVLWIALSRGINIWPGISLSPWLAVPLAAFLAIGMLNAVNVTDGLDGLAAGACVISMAGALLWLPLRGSAFYGAVTGLALCAAFLWHNAYPAKVFMGDVGSHFIAGLIVSTAIHGDCLVALIPLGFLYGLEILSVCAQLTAIYGFKKKIFLMSPVHHHFELLGWRENHIVTRFWLVHGSGLAITAVLFSSFFGN, from the coding sequence ATGAAGTTTATTTTCATCTTTTCAGTCGTCATGATTCTTGAAATTTTTCTCCAGTCCAGGTGGATTCGTATTCTGAACCGCCGGCAGGTCACCCTCGCCCAGAAGGCGTACGGCATCCAGAGCCACATGGAAACCAAGTCAGCCACCCCTTCCATGGGAGGTATCGTGTTCATCGGCGCAGCCCTTGCATCCATCCCCCTGGCCGGAGGGTTTGCGGACACTCTTCCGGGAGAACTGGCCCTTTTCTGGTTTTTCCCCATTCTTTCCGCTGCGGTGGGATTTGCGGACGACTGGATCAAATTCAGCAAAAAGTCGAGTGAAGGATTTCCGAGCCCGTTCAAGCTTGCCGTCCAGATTCTCATCGTTCTCCCCTGGGTGTTATGGATTGCCCTTTCCAGGGGGATAAATATCTGGCCGGGAATCAGTCTTTCCCCCTGGCTTGCCGTTCCCCTCGCGGCCTTCCTTGCCATAGGGATGCTCAATGCAGTCAATGTGACCGACGGTCTTGACGGCCTTGCAGCCGGAGCATGCGTCATCTCCATGGCGGGAGCGCTTCTCTGGCTTCCGCTCAGAGGATCAGCATTTTACGGCGCCGTCACCGGACTCGCCCTCTGCGCCGCTTTCCTCTGGCACAATGCCTATCCGGCGAAAGTTTTCATGGGGGATGTGGGATCCCACTTCATCGCCGGCCTTATCGTCAGCACGGCCATACACGGCGACTGCCTTGTCGCCCTCATCCCACTCGGATTTCTCTACGGGCTTGAGATCCTCTCTGTCTGCGCGCAGCTGACGGCGATTTACGGATTCAAAAAAAAGATTTTCCTCATGAGCCCCGTGCACCATCATTTTGAACTGCTGGGCTGGAGAGAAAACCATATCGTCACGAGGTTCTGGCTGGTTCACGGATCCGGGCTGGCCATCACGGCGGTCCTTTTTTCGTCATTTTTCGGGAACTGA
- a CDS encoding UDP-N-acetylmuramoyl-tripeptide--D-alanyl-D-alanine ligase has protein sequence MNTFSFIADLAGSELRGPDGTFSGRLLADSRLVRKGDVFVAFRGENTDGHAFIHDAIAHGASLIICENDRDIPSSVPSVKVSDTYKALPAMAEKRLALQGKKLHVIAITGSVGKTTTRDYLVRCLKTSFRVHSAEHSYNTLIGCSMTILSLPEDAEVLVLEMGTNHPGEIAEMVRFFPPTISVITEVAPAHLEGFGSVEGVLEAKMEIAESPSLTSFFFNGDNPLLARAASRIPAGIARLSAGTGECDYRILSPDFSIEKGVPELSFSLAIPGDVIAVRARAFGKHAAYPLAFAVGISTFLGVPGKTAAAALEEAHSLEGRGLIRTLDSGACLIDDSYNANPASMSAVLRAAGEIRKHRKFAVVGEMLELGERGDDFHINLLPLLRSFDTVWLVGKTWERLAPFAGHEEADLVLWTGSLRMLGEHLVKVLAEGDTIVIKGSHGNRLDRLVEILCGEGSS, from the coding sequence ATGAACACGTTCTCTTTTATCGCTGATCTCGCAGGTTCCGAACTTCGCGGTCCCGACGGCACCTTTTCCGGCAGGCTCCTTGCCGACAGCAGACTGGTCCGGAAAGGGGACGTCTTTGTGGCATTCCGGGGTGAAAACACGGACGGCCACGCTTTTATACATGATGCCATCGCGCACGGGGCATCCCTGATCATTTGTGAGAATGACCGGGACATCCCTTCTTCAGTCCCCTCGGTAAAGGTCAGCGACACGTACAAAGCTCTTCCTGCCATGGCGGAAAAACGTCTTGCCCTTCAGGGAAAAAAACTGCACGTCATAGCAATTACCGGAAGCGTCGGCAAAACAACCACAAGAGACTATCTTGTCAGGTGTCTGAAGACCTCTTTCAGGGTCCATTCGGCGGAACACAGCTACAATACCCTCATCGGGTGCTCCATGACCATTCTTTCCCTTCCGGAGGACGCCGAGGTCCTCGTGCTCGAAATGGGCACCAACCACCCGGGAGAAATAGCGGAAATGGTCCGCTTCTTTCCCCCGACCATTTCTGTGATCACGGAAGTGGCCCCGGCTCACCTTGAGGGTTTCGGATCAGTGGAGGGAGTACTCGAGGCAAAGATGGAGATCGCAGAATCGCCTTCTCTAACGTCCTTTTTCTTCAACGGGGACAATCCCCTCCTGGCAAGGGCAGCATCACGGATCCCGGCAGGAATTGCCAGGCTTTCCGCAGGAACGGGGGAGTGCGACTACCGCATTCTCAGTCCGGATTTCAGCATCGAAAAGGGAGTTCCTGAACTGTCCTTTTCCCTTGCGATCCCCGGGGATGTCATCGCTGTAAGAGCCCGGGCTTTCGGGAAACACGCAGCCTATCCGCTGGCATTTGCCGTGGGGATAAGCACTTTCCTCGGTGTTCCCGGGAAGACGGCCGCTGCTGCCCTCGAAGAGGCCCATTCTCTTGAAGGCAGGGGGCTCATCAGAACCCTCGATTCAGGAGCCTGCCTCATCGACGATTCCTATAATGCAAATCCTGCTTCCATGTCGGCCGTGCTGCGGGCGGCAGGTGAAATCAGAAAGCACCGGAAGTTTGCGGTCGTCGGTGAAATGCTTGAACTCGGGGAGCGAGGCGATGATTTTCACATAAATCTGCTTCCCCTTCTCCGTTCCTTTGACACTGTCTGGCTTGTGGGAAAAACCTGGGAACGGCTTGCACCTTTCGCCGGACATGAAGAAGCCGACCTTGTACTCTGGACCGGCAGTCTCCGTATGCTGGGAGAGCACCTCGTGAAGGTACTGGCGGAAGGCGACACAATCGTAATCAAGGGATCGCATGGCAACCGGCTTGACCGGCTTGTGGAAATTCTTTGCGGAGAGGGCTCATCATGA
- a CDS encoding UDP-N-acetylmuramoyl-L-alanyl-D-glutamate--2,6-diaminopimelate ligase — MPFLTEVLDEFVNKYGSSPIVRNCPKNPPLLEQVTGDSREVAPGSAFCCVRGERRDGLDFAAAAVEKGACVLLTDREIPLPVPQLLTSDVRRDMGRLASIVYGCPSLKMKMFAVTGTNGKSTTTWMIRHILQSAGIRTGLFGTIVYNDGAVERDAGRTTPESYELQRSLASMVTNGCGACVMEASSHGLSLGRLEGCSFDGAVFTNLSEEHLDYHKTLEEYFQAKTRLFSMYMKDGWRGASNRDDPHGRMLLSAFPGNLTPFGLGENVAEGVMGSLLSASPSGNEFSVRLPGRKEELQVFLPLPGRFNVYNALGSIALLHSFVEDTKKIASALKTMPQVPGRLERYYLSSGVCVIIDFAHTPTALGNVLSELRHMCSGKLCAVFGHGGERFQPNRHSLGLTAARFCDKIIVTMDNPRSEDPGKIADQICEGVHASDRRPETEIVLDRKAAVRKALDGAREGDVVAVTGKGPEKYLVIGNQTIPYSDRETVLDWAQERGLTWK; from the coding sequence ATGCCGTTCTTGACCGAGGTTCTGGATGAATTCGTAAATAAATATGGTTCGTCACCGATTGTCCGGAATTGTCCGAAAAATCCGCCTCTTCTGGAACAGGTCACGGGAGACAGCAGGGAAGTCGCTCCCGGCTCCGCATTCTGCTGCGTCAGGGGTGAAAGGAGGGACGGGCTGGATTTCGCGGCTGCCGCTGTGGAAAAGGGGGCCTGCGTTCTTCTGACGGACAGGGAAATTCCTCTCCCCGTTCCCCAGCTGCTGACGAGCGATGTCCGCCGGGATATGGGCAGGCTCGCGTCCATCGTCTATGGCTGTCCCTCTTTAAAGATGAAAATGTTCGCCGTTACCGGAACCAACGGAAAAAGCACCACCACCTGGATGATCAGGCATATCCTTCAGTCCGCGGGAATACGGACAGGCCTCTTCGGAACCATTGTCTACAATGACGGAGCGGTTGAAAGGGACGCAGGGAGAACGACCCCGGAAAGCTACGAACTCCAGCGCTCCCTGGCATCCATGGTGACGAATGGTTGCGGGGCCTGCGTCATGGAGGCGTCATCCCATGGTCTGTCCCTCGGTCGACTTGAAGGCTGCTCCTTCGACGGTGCCGTCTTTACAAATCTCAGCGAGGAACACCTGGATTACCACAAAACGCTGGAGGAGTATTTTCAGGCAAAAACCCGCCTTTTTTCAATGTATATGAAAGACGGCTGGCGCGGGGCCTCCAACAGGGATGACCCCCACGGCAGAATGCTTCTCTCCGCTTTTCCAGGAAATCTCACTCCTTTCGGCCTTGGAGAGAACGTCGCCGAAGGGGTCATGGGCAGTCTTCTATCCGCATCACCTTCAGGAAATGAATTTTCCGTCCGCCTGCCGGGCAGGAAGGAGGAACTGCAGGTTTTCCTTCCTCTTCCGGGCCGGTTCAATGTGTATAATGCACTGGGTTCTATAGCTCTTCTTCACTCTTTTGTGGAGGATACCAAAAAAATAGCCTCCGCGCTCAAAACCATGCCCCAGGTTCCTGGAAGGCTTGAGCGGTATTATCTTTCCAGCGGGGTTTGCGTGATCATTGACTTCGCCCATACGCCTACAGCCCTGGGGAATGTTCTTTCGGAACTCCGGCACATGTGTTCCGGAAAACTGTGCGCCGTTTTCGGCCACGGGGGAGAGCGATTCCAGCCGAACCGCCATTCTCTCGGCCTCACCGCCGCCCGCTTCTGCGATAAAATCATCGTCACCATGGACAATCCGAGGAGCGAGGACCCGGGCAAAATTGCGGACCAGATTTGCGAAGGCGTCCATGCTTCCGATAGGAGGCCTGAAACGGAAATAGTCCTCGACAGGAAGGCGGCGGTCAGAAAAGCTCTTGACGGTGCACGGGAGGGAGATGTCGTTGCCGTCACAGGAAAGGGGCCGGAGAAATATCTTGTCATCGGAAATCAGACTATCCCCTATTCCGACAGGGAGACTGTCCTTGACTGGGCACAGGAAAGAGGCTTGACATGGAAATGA
- a CDS encoding peptidoglycan D,D-transpeptidase FtsI family protein, whose product MLKRFGGSPWFLVFLFFAVLFWRVASLQLFPDPRVEKQSRRQYWSRVPVSTNRGFIYDANGNALALSIPSSSFFLDPAFWNPSDGPKLRGILPESIVATISSQMPGRFFWLARKIDEGTAEKIRALDLKGIYEISEKKRLYPNKSLLSHVLGFCDVDDKGLAGIELMWDKILFSPPGMKVLARESSGRTLDISRHSNDGFSSGPGSVSLSVDSRIQFIVEKRLDEGIAEHGAKWGSIVCIAPDTGAVVAMASWPSFDPNVRENLTNMKRIANNSTGRTYEPGSTFKPIVLGIAMEKGSVGGSETFNCPYRIKVADGHISEASNRSFGRLSVPEILIKSSNTGMAQIGMRVKPFDMYHGVREWGFSKPPGIELNGVEDGLLATPEQWRGVVPSNISIGQGLAVTPLHLANAMAAIANGGFLLRPYIVSEVRDASGQVIYKGERTLVREVLSPRTASWLSSVMKESVKNGTGKLAGLPYVSIAGKTGTAQVAEKGEYKKGKWVSSFAGFWPAEKPDYVMLVVIGEPSKGKYYGGDVAAPVFRRIVEDMFQTGLFANNRRGG is encoded by the coding sequence ATGTTAAAACGCTTTGGGGGTTCCCCCTGGTTTCTCGTTTTTCTGTTTTTTGCCGTTCTTTTCTGGAGAGTAGCTTCCCTCCAGCTTTTTCCTGATCCCCGCGTGGAGAAGCAGTCACGGCGGCAATACTGGAGCCGTGTTCCGGTAAGCACCAACAGGGGTTTCATTTATGACGCCAACGGAAATGCCCTTGCCCTCTCAATCCCGTCTTCCAGCTTCTTTCTTGATCCCGCTTTCTGGAATCCCTCGGACGGACCGAAGCTCCGGGGTATTCTTCCTGAAAGTATCGTTGCCACCATCTCATCCCAAATGCCCGGACGATTTTTCTGGCTTGCGAGAAAAATCGACGAGGGAACGGCGGAAAAAATACGCGCACTGGACCTCAAAGGCATATATGAAATCAGCGAGAAGAAGCGTCTGTATCCCAACAAATCCCTTCTCTCCCATGTCCTCGGTTTCTGCGATGTGGACGACAAGGGGCTTGCCGGCATTGAACTGATGTGGGACAAGATCCTTTTCTCCCCTCCGGGCATGAAAGTTCTTGCCAGGGAATCGTCCGGAAGAACTCTGGATATCAGCCGGCACTCAAACGACGGGTTCTCCTCCGGGCCGGGATCGGTCAGTCTGTCAGTGGATTCGAGAATCCAGTTCATCGTGGAAAAGCGACTGGATGAAGGCATTGCCGAACACGGAGCCAAGTGGGGCAGCATCGTCTGCATCGCCCCTGACACCGGAGCCGTCGTTGCAATGGCCAGCTGGCCCTCCTTCGACCCAAACGTAAGGGAAAACCTGACAAACATGAAGAGGATAGCCAACAATTCCACGGGGCGCACCTACGAGCCCGGATCAACATTCAAGCCCATAGTCCTTGGCATTGCCATGGAAAAAGGGTCTGTCGGAGGTTCAGAAACTTTTAACTGCCCTTACAGGATTAAGGTTGCGGACGGACACATTTCGGAAGCAAGCAACAGAAGTTTCGGGCGGCTCTCCGTTCCAGAAATTCTCATAAAGTCTTCGAATACGGGCATGGCGCAGATCGGCATGCGGGTCAAACCCTTCGACATGTACCACGGAGTCCGGGAATGGGGATTCAGCAAACCTCCAGGAATCGAACTGAACGGTGTCGAAGACGGACTTCTCGCCACTCCGGAACAGTGGAGAGGAGTCGTTCCTTCGAATATCTCCATCGGCCAGGGACTTGCAGTCACTCCCCTCCATCTTGCAAATGCCATGGCGGCAATAGCCAACGGCGGATTTCTTCTCCGCCCCTATATTGTCTCCGAGGTCCGCGATGCCTCAGGACAAGTGATCTATAAGGGCGAACGCACGCTTGTCCGGGAAGTGCTCTCTCCGAGAACTGCCTCGTGGCTGTCGTCCGTTATGAAGGAATCGGTGAAAAACGGAACCGGAAAGCTGGCAGGGCTTCCTTACGTTTCCATAGCGGGAAAAACGGGAACAGCCCAGGTGGCAGAAAAAGGAGAATACAAAAAAGGGAAATGGGTTTCCTCATTTGCCGGCTTCTGGCCTGCGGAAAAACCCGACTATGTCATGCTTGTGGTTATCGGTGAACCGTCAAAGGGAAAATACTACGGCGGCGATGTCGCAGCTCCTGTATTCCGCCGGATAGTGGAGGACATGTTCCAGACCGGTCTTTTTGCCAACAACAGGCGGGGAGGGTAG
- the rsmH gene encoding 16S rRNA (cytosine(1402)-N(4))-methyltransferase RsmH — protein sequence MTEHIPVLLAEILSFLQSRPKVGKVLDCTLGLGGYSEAVLEAFPKVQVWGLDQDDEAIRIATDRLGAFDNRFHPIHGNFAEAAELAGNAAPFDAILFDLGVSNLQITEGYRGFSFQADGPLDMRMNRRSALTAESIVNNWTEKELSDIFWKYGEERYSRQIARGILRYRENTGKIETTGNLVAVIRETLPAPVQRKMGGHPARKIFQALRIAVNDELTALEQGLSGAFELVSPGAAVAVVSYHSLEDRIVKQYFREMQKEGRGIITTKRPLIPSDGEIERNYKARSAKLRLFVVTEPGKEAKKKW from the coding sequence TTGACGGAACATATCCCCGTTCTCCTTGCTGAAATCCTTTCTTTTTTACAATCCCGCCCGAAGGTCGGGAAAGTACTCGACTGCACTCTTGGGCTCGGAGGATATTCAGAGGCCGTCCTCGAAGCGTTTCCCAAAGTTCAGGTGTGGGGGCTCGACCAGGACGATGAAGCCATACGAATCGCCACTGACAGGCTCGGGGCTTTCGATAACAGGTTTCATCCGATTCACGGAAATTTTGCTGAAGCAGCTGAGTTGGCAGGAAATGCCGCTCCTTTCGACGCAATTCTTTTCGACCTCGGAGTGTCCAATCTCCAGATTACGGAAGGGTACCGGGGATTTTCTTTTCAGGCGGACGGACCTCTCGACATGAGGATGAACAGGAGATCCGCCCTGACGGCTGAATCTATTGTGAACAACTGGACTGAAAAGGAACTTTCCGACATTTTCTGGAAGTACGGCGAGGAACGCTATTCCAGGCAGATTGCCAGGGGGATTCTCCGGTACAGAGAAAACACCGGAAAGATAGAAACCACAGGAAACCTTGTGGCGGTTATCCGGGAAACCCTTCCGGCGCCGGTACAGAGAAAAATGGGTGGACATCCCGCACGGAAAATATTCCAGGCGCTCCGGATCGCCGTCAATGACGAACTCACAGCCCTGGAGCAGGGCCTGTCGGGAGCCTTTGAACTGGTCAGCCCCGGTGCAGCCGTTGCTGTAGTAAGTTATCACTCTCTTGAAGACCGTATTGTAAAACAGTATTTTCGGGAAATGCAAAAAGAAGGCCGTGGAATCATCACGACGAAGCGTCCTCTTATTCCTTCAGACGGGGAAATTGAAAGAAATTACAAGGCCAGAAGCGCAAAACTGCGGCTTTTCGTCGTCACCGAGCCGGGAAAGGAGGCAAAAAAGAAATGGTGA
- the mraZ gene encoding division/cell wall cluster transcriptional repressor MraZ encodes MLVGTYEHKIDSKARIVLPSKFREELGDSVVSTIGIDRCVSLYSRSRWENVMTKLQDLPFSKSKTRGLLRVMLASAHELPVDTAGRVLLPPVLRQHGDLSQDVVFVGVNDHVELWDRDRWNEYREEMVGELSEIAEGVEGF; translated from the coding sequence ATGCTGGTGGGAACGTACGAACACAAAATCGATTCCAAAGCTCGGATCGTTCTTCCATCGAAGTTCAGGGAAGAGCTTGGCGACAGCGTTGTTTCCACCATCGGCATCGACAGATGCGTTTCCCTCTATTCCCGCTCCAGGTGGGAAAACGTCATGACCAAGCTCCAGGATCTCCCCTTCTCTAAAAGCAAGACCCGCGGACTCCTCAGGGTGATGCTCGCAAGCGCTCATGAACTGCCTGTTGACACGGCAGGAAGGGTTCTCCTTCCTCCTGTTCTTCGTCAGCATGGGGATCTTTCCCAGGATGTCGTTTTTGTCGGAGTGAACGATCATGTGGAGCTTTGGGACCGCGACAGGTGGAACGAATACCGGGAAGAGATGGTCGGGGAACTATCAGAAATAGCCGAGGGAGTTGAAGGATTTTGA
- a CDS encoding CheR family methyltransferase, with protein sequence MIEKTSYDSPEYDIFKANVKKLTGLDLNSYKNQIHRRVHMLMQRWNIAEYGLYFKTIRENDQKLREFLDYLTINVSEFFRNPAKWTELRETIIPRLVQSRGKKQLKLWSAGCATGEEPYSLAILSLEAKLAAQSPVLASDIDQGAISIAKKGTYLKRQILNVPQELVSRYFSTQDGGETYSVTQEVKGRVTFQRLNLIEDSFADDLDLILCRNVVIYFSAETKTALYHKFFRALRPGGFLLVGSTEQIFEYRKIGFESAGAFLYQKPV encoded by the coding sequence ATGATCGAAAAAACAAGCTACGATTCACCTGAATACGATATCTTCAAGGCGAACGTCAAAAAACTCACGGGACTCGACCTGAACTCTTATAAAAACCAGATCCACAGGAGAGTCCACATGCTGATGCAGCGATGGAACATTGCAGAATACGGCCTGTATTTCAAGACGATCAGGGAGAACGACCAGAAACTGAGAGAATTTCTCGACTACCTCACGATCAACGTTTCCGAGTTTTTCCGCAACCCTGCCAAGTGGACCGAGCTTCGAGAAACGATTATACCCCGGCTGGTCCAGTCCCGGGGAAAAAAACAGCTGAAACTGTGGAGCGCGGGATGCGCCACAGGCGAAGAACCCTACTCCCTTGCCATACTCTCTCTCGAGGCGAAACTGGCCGCCCAGTCTCCGGTGCTGGCAAGCGACATTGACCAGGGCGCAATTTCCATAGCGAAAAAAGGAACCTATCTCAAGCGCCAGATCCTCAACGTCCCCCAGGAACTTGTCTCGAGGTATTTTTCCACCCAGGACGGAGGGGAAACCTATTCGGTGACGCAGGAAGTCAAGGGAAGGGTCACCTTTCAGAGACTGAACCTCATAGAGGATAGTTTTGCCGACGATCTGGACCTTATCCTCTGCAGAAACGTGGTCATTTATTTTTCCGCTGAGACTAAGACGGCCCTTTATCACAAATTTTTCAGGGCTCTCAGACCGGGGGGATTTCTTCTCGTGGGGTCCACCGAGCAAATTTTCGAGTACAGGAAGATCGGTTTCGAATCGGCAGGAGCGTTCCTTTACCAGAAGCCGGTTTGA